One Paenarthrobacter aurescens TC1 DNA window includes the following coding sequences:
- a CDS encoding putative TRAP transporter solute receptor, TAXI family (identified by match to protein family HMM TIGR02122), protein MARSWSWNRASRTGSLPVSSSHDHGKTVMLEFPVMSRRSVLQTAVALSLGGSLLTATAACTPEEPLQELTVAGGEAGGFYLEFATLLAALLQRERVAGRAVALTTGGSLENIQRVLSGEATFAVALADAAAQAAAPAGKAAQPESKLVALGKVYQNYVHCLVREDSGIRTFTDLAGKAAGVGEVGSGTTLTAGRIIAAAGLSEPDRAVKQVNLGLNQALAALKDGSIDVMIQSGGVPTAPIAAAARDLGVRLLDLSDLIPATRAQSGFFYDRVLIPANSYGDAPAVWTVGVANLLLCRSDLADHVVRQTVELLVEQAQDLVPKSSTGVQFLSPETLINTAGVPLHPAAEAAYRALHG, encoded by the coding sequence ATGGCGCGAAGTTGGTCCTGGAATCGCGCGAGCCGCACGGGCTCACTGCCCGTCTCGAGTTCGCACGACCACGGGAAGACGGTCATGCTTGAGTTCCCTGTCATGTCCCGGCGGAGTGTTCTTCAAACCGCCGTCGCACTTAGCCTGGGCGGCAGTCTGCTCACGGCCACCGCCGCGTGCACTCCGGAGGAACCCCTGCAGGAGCTCACCGTCGCCGGTGGTGAAGCCGGCGGCTTCTATCTGGAGTTCGCCACCCTCCTGGCGGCGCTGCTGCAGCGGGAGCGCGTCGCCGGAAGGGCCGTCGCATTGACCACCGGCGGCAGTCTGGAGAACATCCAGCGGGTCCTGTCCGGCGAGGCGACCTTCGCCGTCGCGCTGGCCGACGCAGCAGCCCAAGCAGCCGCGCCCGCCGGTAAGGCAGCGCAGCCCGAAAGCAAGTTGGTGGCGCTTGGGAAGGTGTACCAGAACTACGTCCACTGCCTGGTGCGGGAGGACAGCGGAATCCGCACCTTTACTGACTTGGCAGGGAAGGCTGCGGGCGTGGGCGAAGTGGGCTCGGGGACAACGCTCACGGCCGGACGGATCATTGCGGCCGCGGGACTGTCTGAACCGGACCGGGCTGTGAAGCAGGTGAACCTTGGTTTGAACCAAGCTCTGGCTGCCTTGAAGGACGGGTCCATCGACGTCATGATCCAGTCGGGAGGCGTACCTACGGCACCCATCGCTGCCGCGGCGCGGGACCTCGGCGTCCGGCTGCTTGACCTCTCCGACCTCATTCCGGCCACGCGGGCTCAGTCCGGGTTCTTCTACGACCGCGTCCTGATCCCCGCCAACAGCTACGGGGACGCGCCGGCTGTGTGGACCGTCGGCGTCGCGAACCTTCTTCTGTGCCGCAGCGATCTGGCGGACCATGTTGTTCGGCAAACTGTGGAGCTGTTGGTGGAACAAGCCCAGGATCTGGTTCCGAAATCCAGCACCGGCGTGCAATTCCTTAGCCCGGAGACGTTAATCAACACGGCCGGTGTCCCCTTGCATCCGGCGGCGGAGGCCGCCTATCGGGCACTGCATGGGTAG
- a CDS encoding putative signal transduction histidine kinase (identified by match to protein family HMM PF00512; match to protein family HMM PF00672; match to protein family HMM PF02518), producing the protein MKVRVLAILSLLVVVIVVTVSSVILTSASRELTQELQINRVAALNRFAQLASDSAEDGNTTQLQREMDRYSELYGEGILIRLQEKKIRSGGLSEDQPEVRDALNRASLNLSDTTLNPIRAFGTGNDIISRPFGTASQVLGEVVVEVNLDAARQKLRERWLVVGLAAAALGALLLVAASRITAWVLRPVHRLSKAVHELEATGKTSQLPEAGPPELRELSRSFTAMADTVTESMESQRRLIADTSHQLRNPVGALRLRIDLLQLALRSEPGKEAAAGVVAELERVEEMLEGVLKLATAEHRASEGSARAEQESGHQRLGITNPFPVLQGEVERATPAAHLAGAQLTLVGPPSDSPIVCDPDELAHMVGELLANAIKYAPGARITVAIKATKGGTAVEISDDGPGLPAEQLAASTTRFWRAPQHSSIPGNGLGMTIVERLAEANGAKLVLESREPHGLTARLEFARPREDGHA; encoded by the coding sequence GTGAAAGTCCGCGTTCTGGCCATCCTGAGCCTGCTTGTGGTGGTCATCGTTGTGACGGTTTCCAGCGTGATCCTCACATCGGCCAGCCGAGAGCTCACCCAGGAACTGCAGATCAACCGTGTCGCAGCCCTTAACCGTTTCGCGCAGCTGGCCAGCGACTCCGCAGAGGACGGCAACACAACTCAACTGCAACGGGAAATGGACCGGTATTCCGAGCTTTATGGTGAAGGGATCCTGATCCGGCTTCAAGAAAAGAAAATCCGCTCCGGCGGCCTCAGCGAGGACCAGCCCGAGGTCCGCGACGCCCTCAACCGGGCGAGTCTCAACCTCAGCGACACCACGCTGAACCCCATTCGCGCCTTCGGGACCGGCAACGACATCATTTCCAGGCCCTTCGGCACAGCGAGCCAGGTCCTCGGCGAAGTGGTTGTTGAAGTCAACCTCGACGCCGCGCGGCAGAAACTACGCGAGCGGTGGCTCGTGGTTGGACTTGCCGCGGCGGCGCTGGGTGCGCTGCTCCTGGTGGCGGCGTCCCGCATCACGGCTTGGGTTCTTCGGCCGGTCCACAGACTGAGCAAGGCAGTCCACGAGCTCGAAGCCACGGGTAAGACCAGCCAGCTTCCCGAGGCCGGTCCGCCTGAGCTCCGCGAGCTGAGCCGGTCCTTCACGGCCATGGCAGATACCGTGACCGAAAGCATGGAGTCACAGCGCCGGCTCATCGCCGATACTTCACATCAGCTCCGGAACCCTGTTGGCGCGCTGCGCCTGCGCATCGATCTGCTGCAGCTCGCCCTGCGATCGGAACCCGGGAAAGAAGCTGCGGCCGGCGTGGTGGCGGAACTTGAGCGGGTTGAGGAAATGCTCGAAGGCGTGCTGAAGCTGGCTACCGCTGAACACCGGGCTTCTGAAGGGTCTGCCCGTGCGGAACAGGAATCAGGGCACCAGCGTTTGGGCATCACCAATCCTTTCCCGGTCCTGCAGGGCGAAGTGGAAAGGGCGACGCCGGCAGCTCACCTTGCGGGGGCACAGCTGACGTTGGTGGGCCCACCGTCTGACAGCCCGATCGTGTGCGACCCCGACGAACTCGCACACATGGTGGGCGAACTCCTCGCCAATGCCATCAAGTACGCCCCGGGTGCCCGCATTACCGTGGCCATCAAAGCTACGAAAGGAGGCACCGCCGTCGAGATTTCCGACGACGGTCCCGGCCTCCCGGCCGAACAGCTCGCCGCGTCCACCACCAGGTTCTGGCGGGCGCCGCAGCACAGCAGTATCCCTGGCAACGGGCTGGGCATGACCATCGTGGAGCGGCTGGCAGAAGCAAATGGCGCGAAGTTGGTCCTGGAATCGCGCGAGCCGCACGGGCTCACTGCCCGTCTCGAGTTCGCACGACCACGGGAAGACGGTCATGCTTGA
- a CDS encoding two-component system response regulator (identified by match to protein family HMM PF00072; match to protein family HMM PF00486) translates to MHVLIVEDDDAMASALSAAVASAGHKHTRVSRGEDALLAHRQHEVILLDLGLPDLDGLDVLRKLRQVTQIPILILTARDDERSVVLGLRSGADDYLVKPVKLVELLARIEAVTRRTNRVGNTAPHNIVLGELEVDLDRRLASVGQRQLALTATEFDLLSLLVRNAGSVVTREQILDALWGDAFLAHSRSLDVHLTGLRSKLQLPGFIINVRGVGYRVEQP, encoded by the coding sequence GTGCACGTGCTCATCGTCGAGGATGACGACGCCATGGCGTCGGCCTTGAGTGCAGCCGTCGCCTCCGCCGGCCACAAGCACACCCGGGTTTCCCGCGGGGAGGATGCGCTGCTCGCTCACCGCCAGCACGAGGTCATCCTTCTTGACCTCGGCCTTCCGGACCTGGATGGCTTGGACGTCCTGCGGAAACTTCGCCAGGTCACACAGATCCCCATCCTGATCCTGACTGCCCGCGACGACGAACGCAGCGTGGTGCTGGGTCTCCGATCCGGAGCGGATGACTACCTCGTCAAACCGGTGAAGCTCGTGGAATTGCTCGCCAGGATCGAAGCCGTGACGCGTCGAACCAACAGGGTGGGCAACACAGCACCCCACAACATAGTCCTCGGAGAACTGGAAGTGGACCTCGACCGCCGCCTGGCATCCGTGGGCCAAAGGCAACTGGCCCTGACCGCAACGGAGTTCGACCTCCTGAGCCTCCTCGTCAGGAACGCAGGCTCGGTGGTGACCCGGGAGCAGATCCTTGACGCGCTTTGGGGTGACGCGTTCCTGGCACACTCCAGGTCCTTGGACGTGCACCTCACAGGCCTCAGGTCCAAGCTCCAGCTTCCCGGATTCATCATCAACGTCCGAGGCGTCGGCTACCGCGTAGAGCAACCGTGA
- a CDS encoding putative MFS dicarboxylate transporter (identified by match to protein family HMM PF00083; match to protein family HMM PF07690), whose translation MSTSFMDRTNSCKTRPLQNAAVQEGSLMSTQQAAPLSEAAQTRKAVSNILKGSAGNLVEWFDVYVYTAFAAYFQSHFFNSSDDLQAGLEAMAVFSTSFLMRPIGSWFFGRYADRKGRKAALTLSVTMMSAGSFAIAILPTQDVIGLWALILLVFIRMIQGFSVGGEYGTSATYMSEAATAKRRGFFSSFQYVTLIGGQMLALLVLVILQNTMSKEDLTAWGWRIPFALGGVAALVVLWLRRSMEETLSADQLRAAHVKVEGEAQPGTMKLLFTKHWKPLLICIGITLGGTVAFYTYTNFILKFMNDTSGIAKTDTSVINFWALFIFMLLQPVYGMLSDKIGRKPLLIWFGVTGVLFTWPLLSTLAGTKDPFVAFLLMFGGLLMVGGYTSINALVKAELFPASIRALGVGLGYAIANSLFGGTVPLIGAALQKSGQVDLFFTYVTAAIFISLLVYIFALKNKKSTHLDAEQGHAFVAKGTAKGAAKDDDDKKDLVNA comes from the coding sequence ATGAGCACGAGCTTCATGGACAGAACGAACTCATGCAAGACACGGCCGTTGCAAAACGCTGCCGTCCAGGAAGGTTCATTGATGAGCACCCAACAAGCTGCACCTCTGAGCGAAGCCGCCCAGACACGCAAGGCCGTGAGCAACATCCTCAAGGGCTCCGCGGGCAACCTCGTGGAGTGGTTCGACGTTTATGTCTATACCGCTTTTGCGGCGTATTTCCAGTCGCACTTTTTCAACTCCTCGGACGATCTGCAGGCAGGCCTTGAGGCGATGGCGGTCTTCTCGACGTCGTTCCTTATGCGCCCGATCGGCAGCTGGTTCTTCGGCCGCTACGCCGACCGTAAGGGCCGCAAAGCTGCGCTGACACTCAGCGTGACCATGATGTCGGCGGGATCTTTCGCCATCGCGATCCTGCCAACGCAGGACGTCATCGGCCTCTGGGCTCTGATCCTGCTGGTGTTTATCCGCATGATCCAGGGCTTCTCGGTGGGTGGCGAGTACGGCACCAGCGCTACGTACATGTCTGAGGCCGCAACGGCCAAGCGCCGCGGTTTCTTCTCCAGCTTCCAGTACGTGACGCTGATCGGCGGCCAGATGCTGGCCCTCCTGGTGCTGGTGATCCTGCAGAACACCATGAGCAAGGAAGACCTGACGGCGTGGGGTTGGCGCATTCCGTTCGCCTTGGGTGGCGTTGCTGCGTTGGTTGTTCTCTGGCTTCGCCGTTCGATGGAAGAGACTCTTTCCGCGGACCAACTCCGCGCCGCACACGTCAAGGTTGAGGGTGAAGCGCAGCCTGGCACCATGAAGCTGCTGTTCACCAAGCACTGGAAGCCGCTGCTGATCTGCATCGGCATCACCCTGGGTGGCACCGTGGCGTTCTACACGTACACCAACTTCATCCTCAAGTTCATGAACGATACGTCCGGCATCGCCAAGACCGACACCTCCGTCATCAACTTCTGGGCTCTGTTCATCTTCATGCTGCTGCAGCCCGTGTATGGCATGCTCTCGGACAAGATCGGCCGCAAGCCGTTGTTGATCTGGTTCGGCGTCACTGGCGTACTGTTCACGTGGCCGCTGCTCTCCACACTGGCTGGAACCAAGGACCCGTTCGTGGCATTCCTCCTGATGTTCGGTGGCCTGCTGATGGTGGGCGGCTACACGTCCATCAACGCGCTGGTGAAGGCCGAACTGTTCCCGGCATCCATCCGCGCACTCGGCGTTGGACTCGGTTATGCGATTGCCAACTCGCTGTTCGGCGGGACGGTTCCGCTGATTGGAGCTGCGCTGCAGAAGTCGGGCCAGGTGGATTTGTTCTTCACCTACGTCACCGCCGCGATCTTCATCTCGCTGCTGGTTTACATCTTCGCGCTGAAAAACAAGAAGTCGACTCACCTGGATGCGGAGCAGGGCCACGCCTTCGTGGCGAAAGGCACCGCAAAGGGCGCTGCGAAGGACGACGACGACAAGAAGGACCTGGTCAACGCCTGA
- a CDS encoding putative NAD dependent epimerase/dehydratase family protein (identified by match to protein family HMM PF01370; match to protein family HMM TIGR01777), giving the protein MMSRTVVIAGASGFIGGYFKQRFIAEGWQVRTVGRDASADAQWHDDGAITKVLDGAELLVNLAGRSVNCRYDEKHRREILDSRVLTTRALGRAVAACAEPPRTWINSSTGTIYRHAEDHPQSEVSGELGSGFSVDVARAWEDELAAAVVPATRKVPLRIAIVLGAGGVMSPLRNLARLGLGGHMGPGTQKFSWIHVEDLFRAVVFIHADPGVTGPVNAASPYPVDNRELMALVRRSMGVPFGIPTPAWLLEAGAVLIRTQTELVLKSRWVEPRKLLGAGFTFVYPCLTGALNQIANPTRSLT; this is encoded by the coding sequence ATGATGTCGCGGACGGTGGTGATCGCGGGTGCTTCCGGCTTCATTGGCGGCTACTTCAAGCAGCGGTTCATTGCCGAGGGGTGGCAGGTCCGGACCGTTGGGCGGGACGCCTCGGCGGACGCGCAATGGCACGACGACGGCGCCATCACCAAAGTGCTGGACGGCGCCGAGCTGCTGGTGAACCTCGCCGGACGGTCTGTGAATTGCCGCTACGACGAGAAGCACCGGCGGGAGATTCTGGACTCCCGCGTTCTGACCACACGTGCATTGGGCCGGGCTGTGGCTGCCTGCGCCGAACCGCCCCGGACGTGGATCAACTCGAGTACTGGAACCATCTACCGGCACGCCGAAGATCACCCACAGTCGGAGGTCTCGGGCGAATTGGGCAGCGGGTTCTCCGTGGACGTAGCCCGGGCTTGGGAGGATGAGTTAGCGGCTGCTGTTGTGCCGGCTACGCGGAAGGTGCCGCTGCGCATTGCGATCGTGTTGGGGGCCGGCGGGGTCATGAGCCCCCTCCGTAACCTGGCCCGGCTTGGCCTGGGTGGACACATGGGCCCGGGCACGCAAAAGTTCAGCTGGATCCATGTGGAGGACTTGTTCCGGGCGGTGGTGTTTATCCACGCGGATCCCGGAGTGACGGGTCCGGTGAACGCAGCGTCGCCCTACCCCGTGGACAACCGGGAGCTGATGGCCCTGGTTCGACGGAGCATGGGTGTCCCCTTTGGCATCCCGACGCCAGCGTGGCTGCTGGAGGCCGGAGCCGTTCTGATCCGTACGCAAACGGAGTTGGTGCTGAAGAGCAGATGGGTGGAGCCCCGAAAACTGCTCGGTGCCGGCTTCACGTTTGTTTACCCCTGCCTTACCGGCGCCCTCAACCAGATCGCGAACCCCACACGCTCTCTCACATAA
- a CDS encoding putative transcriptional regulator, TetR family (identified by match to protein family HMM PF00440), with amino-acid sequence MAAKSEQTRQLVADVALKMFREVGFEKTTMRAIAQEAGVSVGNAYYYFASKDELVQELYIQVQDEHAVVAAQALEGVQDLAGRLKAVLHTGVDVMAPYHQFGSDFIATAIRPSSPVNPFGAASTAAREASLAIFRSAVEGSSPAVAKKLRGDLPELLWLAYMGVALFWVYDKSEDQRRTRKLIDGAAPLVARGLSLAKIPGVSKVFDDVLGLVRSVKEES; translated from the coding sequence GTGGCAGCAAAGAGTGAACAGACCCGGCAATTGGTGGCCGATGTTGCGCTGAAGATGTTCCGCGAAGTCGGCTTCGAAAAGACCACCATGCGCGCCATTGCACAGGAGGCCGGAGTCTCGGTCGGCAACGCCTACTACTACTTCGCTTCCAAGGACGAGCTGGTCCAGGAGCTGTACATCCAAGTCCAGGATGAGCACGCCGTGGTTGCGGCGCAGGCCCTCGAAGGGGTTCAGGATCTCGCGGGGCGCCTGAAAGCAGTGCTCCACACCGGCGTCGACGTCATGGCGCCGTACCACCAGTTCGGTTCCGATTTCATCGCGACGGCGATCCGGCCGTCGTCGCCCGTCAATCCGTTCGGCGCGGCGTCCACCGCCGCCCGCGAGGCTTCCCTCGCGATCTTCCGTTCCGCCGTCGAAGGTTCCTCTCCCGCCGTCGCCAAGAAGCTGCGCGGCGACCTGCCTGAGCTGCTGTGGTTGGCGTACATGGGCGTCGCGCTGTTCTGGGTTTACGACAAATCCGAGGACCAGCGCCGGACACGAAAACTTATCGACGGCGCTGCCCCGCTGGTGGCGCGCGGCCTGTCGCTGGCGAAGATTCCCGGTGTAAGCAAGGTGTTCGACGACGTCCTGGGGCTCGTGCGCAGTGTCAAGGAAGAGTCATGA
- a CDS encoding putative integral membrane protein (identified by match to protein family HMM PF02592; match to protein family HMM TIGR00697), whose protein sequence is MPSPSGSSTLSKPAPRFASIGSPYFGIMLAIMAVVLILSNIGASKGVVLGPIITDGGFFLFPLAYILGDVMSEVYGFKVARKAIITSFALSVFASLCYWIIIVLPGFNDEYGTAKQAAIEGALGPVPLIVLGSLLAFLAGQTINSWILVKMKARTGEKSLWARLMGSSVVGEFVDTLIFCSIAASVIGITDFGSFLNYVLVGFVYKTAVEFLFVPVTVLVVGWIKKREPSYGVVAA, encoded by the coding sequence ATGCCCTCGCCCTCCGGCTCCAGTACTTTGAGCAAGCCCGCTCCGCGCTTCGCTTCGATCGGCTCCCCGTATTTCGGCATCATGCTGGCCATCATGGCCGTGGTGCTGATCCTGTCCAACATCGGCGCGTCCAAGGGCGTCGTGCTTGGCCCGATCATCACTGACGGCGGGTTCTTCCTGTTCCCGCTCGCCTACATCCTGGGCGACGTCATGAGTGAGGTCTACGGCTTCAAGGTGGCGCGCAAGGCCATCATCACCTCGTTCGCGCTCTCGGTGTTCGCATCCCTTTGCTACTGGATCATCATCGTGCTGCCCGGCTTCAATGACGAGTATGGAACCGCCAAGCAGGCTGCCATCGAAGGTGCCTTGGGCCCGGTTCCGCTGATCGTCCTCGGTTCGCTGCTCGCTTTCCTGGCCGGGCAGACCATCAACTCCTGGATCCTGGTGAAGATGAAGGCCCGCACCGGCGAGAAGTCACTGTGGGCGCGCCTGATGGGCTCATCGGTGGTGGGTGAATTCGTGGACACCCTGATCTTCTGCAGCATCGCGGCGTCGGTCATTGGCATCACGGACTTCGGCTCGTTCCTGAACTACGTCCTGGTGGGCTTCGTCTACAAGACCGCCGTGGAGTTCCTGTTCGTCCCGGTCACAGTGCTGGTTGTTGGCTGGATCAAGAAGCGCGAGCCGAGCTACGGAGTCGTCGCGGCGTAG
- the tgt gene encoding queuine tRNA-ribosyltransferase (identified by match to protein family HMM PF01702; match to protein family HMM TIGR00430; match to protein family HMM TIGR00449): MPASSSAPASSPALPGLSQRQSEFSFSVGKRLTETCSPSDSQVDANGGAFLGRTGTITTPHGTIQTPAFIAVGTKATVKAVLPESIAELGAQAVLANAYHLYLQPGPEILDAAGGLGAFMNWSGPTFTDSGGFQVMSLGSGFKKVIDMKNVDSSGPDDAVAPGKERLAHIDDDGVWFKSHLNGDRHRFSPEISMQVQHQIGADIMFAFDELTTLQNSRAYQEESLERTRLWALRCLEEHARLTSSRVGKPYQALFGVIQGAQYEDLRRKACQDLGAMPFDGYGIGGALEKENLGTIVRWCNEELPEDKPRHLLGISEPDDIFTAIENGADTFDCVSPTRVARNSAFYTPFGRFNLSGAKYKTDFGPLQDGCDCYTCVNYSRAYIHHLFKAKEMLSATLISIHNERFVVKMVDDARLAIESGDFFEFKAETLGRYYS, from the coding sequence GTGCCAGCTTCCTCTTCTGCTCCTGCTTCTTCTCCTGCGCTGCCCGGTTTGTCCCAACGGCAATCCGAGTTCTCCTTTTCGGTGGGCAAGCGCCTGACGGAAACGTGCTCGCCGTCGGACTCTCAGGTGGACGCCAACGGCGGCGCTTTCCTGGGCCGCACCGGAACCATCACCACGCCGCACGGGACCATCCAGACGCCCGCGTTCATCGCCGTCGGGACCAAAGCAACCGTCAAGGCAGTGCTGCCGGAGTCGATCGCCGAACTCGGCGCGCAGGCTGTCCTGGCCAACGCCTACCACCTGTACCTGCAGCCGGGACCTGAGATCCTCGACGCCGCGGGCGGGCTGGGCGCGTTCATGAACTGGTCCGGGCCTACCTTCACAGACTCGGGCGGATTCCAAGTGATGAGCCTCGGCTCCGGGTTCAAAAAAGTCATCGACATGAAGAACGTGGACAGCTCAGGACCCGACGACGCAGTAGCGCCCGGCAAGGAGCGGCTGGCGCACATTGACGACGACGGAGTCTGGTTCAAATCGCACCTCAACGGGGATCGGCACCGGTTCTCCCCCGAAATTTCCATGCAAGTCCAGCACCAGATCGGCGCGGACATCATGTTCGCCTTTGACGAGCTCACCACGCTGCAGAACTCACGGGCTTATCAGGAGGAGTCGCTCGAACGGACCCGGTTGTGGGCGCTGCGGTGCTTGGAGGAGCACGCTCGCTTGACCTCATCCCGTGTGGGCAAGCCGTACCAGGCGCTGTTCGGCGTGATCCAGGGCGCCCAGTACGAGGACCTGCGCCGCAAGGCATGCCAAGACCTTGGCGCCATGCCCTTTGACGGGTACGGCATCGGCGGGGCGCTGGAGAAGGAGAACCTTGGCACGATCGTCCGCTGGTGCAACGAGGAACTTCCCGAGGACAAGCCCCGGCACCTGCTGGGCATCTCGGAGCCGGACGACATTTTCACGGCCATCGAGAACGGCGCCGACACGTTCGACTGCGTCTCCCCCACCCGCGTTGCCCGGAACTCCGCGTTCTACACGCCGTTTGGCCGGTTCAACCTGTCCGGCGCTAAGTACAAGACCGACTTCGGGCCCCTGCAGGACGGCTGCGACTGCTACACCTGCGTGAACTATTCGCGGGCCTACATCCACCACCTGTTCAAGGCCAAGGAAATGCTCTCGGCAACCCTGATCTCCATCCACAACGAGCGTTTTGTAGTGAAGATGGTGGACGACGCCCGCCTCGCCATCGAATCCGGGGACTTCTTTGAGTTCAAGGCGGAGACTCTGGGCCGGTACTACTCCTAG
- a CDS encoding hypothetical protein (identified by Glimmer2; putative), with protein sequence MTNNLSVVINADAQQVWTMLREPSLVAQWHGWEADDLNDEIKQIYFNTDVVEGPDHTSLTVNGGDVFELHPVSGGTEVRVTRAALDHNSEWAEWDEDITQGWLTFLHQLRFALERHPHGHRRTHFISLPGKGGPAIEKLGLGDLPPVGEEYSLTLATGEKISGKVWFKSRHQVGLTVHSYAEHGDGLLIVAEQLPIPEKRPDGGSMVIASTYDLGAHTLADIRSSWDNWKAENYGS encoded by the coding sequence ATGACGAACAATCTGAGCGTTGTGATTAATGCCGACGCGCAGCAGGTTTGGACAATGCTGCGTGAACCGTCGCTGGTGGCCCAATGGCACGGCTGGGAAGCCGATGACCTCAACGACGAAATCAAACAGATCTACTTCAACACAGATGTTGTGGAGGGGCCCGATCATACGAGCCTGACCGTCAACGGCGGCGATGTCTTTGAGCTCCACCCCGTCTCCGGTGGTACCGAAGTGCGGGTCACCAGGGCCGCCCTCGACCACAACTCGGAATGGGCCGAGTGGGATGAGGACATCACCCAGGGCTGGCTCACGTTCCTGCACCAGCTGCGCTTCGCGCTGGAACGGCACCCCCACGGGCACCGACGTACGCACTTCATCTCTCTTCCGGGCAAGGGCGGGCCGGCCATTGAGAAGCTGGGGCTCGGGGATTTGCCGCCTGTTGGGGAGGAGTACTCACTCACACTCGCCACCGGCGAGAAGATCTCCGGCAAGGTCTGGTTCAAGAGCCGCCACCAGGTGGGCCTCACCGTGCACAGCTACGCCGAGCATGGGGACGGACTGCTGATCGTCGCGGAGCAGCTGCCGATTCCGGAAAAAAGGCCCGACGGCGGGTCAATGGTGATTGCCTCCACCTACGATCTGGGAGCCCACACGTTGGCTGACATCCGGTCCTCGTGGGACAACTGGAAGGCTGAGAACTACGGTTCGTAG
- a CDS encoding hypothetical protein (identified by Glimmer2; putative), whose amino-acid sequence MTHSPATQQYKEKQAGDLQPGDFVFPPGDGPAEEIAAVEVENDDYGFAALLLVTLVDGGTVRIAVGSTVPVGDGVPADAEGSIPSAADSSTSAEGDAEAPAGPAVVVPPRPETPPAYTGPTAEELALIPEPDGTPEAVVRAAAANHKGKNGVQVLAERLAKGINTKSGSCLRDLSDLAFDLCIVLRDPDHALTVADLLNVLPFDGNLDRWASIERALALSSFICREAGQSERAAVYEKLLRAPESQEEDPFKARINARVRQRSLNEPNLYDKEIFRAIDNGNHEAEREWRFLRLEALMFLRAHGGSKTIDEDELARRIGNELESVRA is encoded by the coding sequence ATGACTCACAGCCCAGCCACACAGCAATACAAGGAAAAGCAGGCTGGGGACCTGCAGCCCGGGGATTTTGTGTTCCCACCCGGCGACGGGCCGGCCGAGGAAATCGCCGCCGTTGAGGTGGAAAACGACGATTACGGCTTTGCCGCGTTGCTGCTGGTGACACTGGTCGACGGCGGCACGGTGCGGATCGCTGTTGGATCCACCGTTCCTGTGGGTGACGGTGTTCCGGCCGACGCCGAAGGCTCAATCCCAAGCGCCGCGGACTCCAGCACCTCCGCGGAAGGCGACGCCGAGGCTCCCGCCGGACCCGCCGTCGTGGTTCCTCCCCGCCCGGAGACGCCGCCCGCGTACACCGGCCCCACCGCCGAAGAGCTCGCGCTCATCCCCGAGCCCGACGGCACACCCGAAGCCGTAGTCCGTGCCGCCGCCGCCAACCACAAAGGCAAGAACGGGGTGCAGGTCTTGGCAGAACGGCTGGCGAAGGGCATCAACACGAAGTCCGGAAGCTGCCTCCGGGACCTCAGTGACCTCGCCTTTGACCTGTGCATCGTGCTGCGCGATCCGGACCACGCCTTAACCGTCGCCGACCTGCTGAATGTGTTGCCGTTTGACGGAAACCTGGACCGCTGGGCGTCCATCGAGCGGGCGCTGGCGTTGTCCAGTTTCATCTGCCGCGAGGCCGGACAAAGCGAACGAGCCGCGGTCTACGAGAAACTGCTGCGCGCGCCCGAGTCCCAGGAAGAAGACCCCTTCAAAGCCCGGATCAATGCCCGGGTCCGGCAGCGCTCGCTGAACGAACCCAACCTGTACGACAAAGAAATCTTCCGGGCGATCGATAACGGCAACCACGAAGCCGAGCGCGAATGGCGGTTCCTGCGGCTCGAAGCGCTGATGTTCCTGCGCGCCCACGGCGGATCGAAGACCATCGACGAGGACGAGCTGGCCCGGCGAATCGGCAATGAACTCGAGTCGGTGCGCGCGTAA